Within Peromyscus leucopus breed LL Stock chromosome 7, UCI_PerLeu_2.1, whole genome shotgun sequence, the genomic segment ATTGAGAAATTACCTCCATCCAgttgacctgtaggcaagcctgtagtaagtgcattttcttgattaatgattgatatggaggGCCTATCCCACAGGGGGAAGTGCCActgctgggctggtggtcctgaatgctagaaagcaggctgagcaagccaaggggagcaagccagtaagcagtacacctccatggcctctgcatcatctcctacCTCCAATGTTCTGTCTTGAGTTTCctaccctgactttcctggatgaTGGATTTAAAAGGTATAAACTGaaacaaattcttttctttccaaattgcttttgttcatggtgttttatcacagcaatagaaaccccaccTAAGACTATATACACAAATATCTATGTGATAACAATTAATGGGGGAggaaaggccatgaatttgaaaaagaacaggaGGGATataggggaaaaggccagccattttaagtaaactatGTTATgcagcacatgtccttaatccaatcacttatcaggcagggtctctatgtgttcaaggccatgctagggaacagagccaggtgtggtgacacacgctttaatcccagcaccaaccatagagacctggaggtctgtacagacaggcagtgacaaggaagtgaggtagttgggctaagatagccagtgagaaggcagaacagcaaggcaataaaggtgtgggtaggaTAGGAAGgagctcgcatttggaagctacagagttggtgaggtaagattggCTGGCCGCtctccctatttctctgatctctctagaGCTTAcacccctatatttgactctgtgttttttatttaacaagaccatttagaaattcatctacatatgtATGTCTTTCACATCTGTCAATActcctctctgctttccatcCGTGGCAAGCCCTGCCATGGCTTGTATGTTGCTGGGTGCATTCCCGAAGTCAGTCAGTTATAGCGGGTTTGTACTGTGTCCTTACTGAGTAAGCCCTGCTGAGGACTATGAAAAGAAACAACTTCCCTATTATCACCGAGAATTTTACATATATTGACTTAATTTTGGAACATCTCAAGAATACAGTTTCATCTCAATaatttctgtatatataataataataataataataataataataatagagagaCAACCAATTGTTAACTCCTCCACAAAGAGCACCAAAGGATCAAGTAAAGCTAAGTCTGCTGAACCTAGCAACAAGGAACAGCAACTTGTCACGGGGTCTCAGTGGCTCAGGAAGATGCTGGAGTGAGCCGCTGGTTGGAGGGAGGGCTTGCAAAACAGTGAGTGGGGAGATTGGAAGAGAGCTGTGGATAGTTAAATTGGCAAATGTAGGGAGGCTTTTCTTTAGTGTAATATTTTGGTTTCTGGTTCAATCCTCTTACTCCAGAAATGTGCTTATTTAGATAATGTGTTTCTTCAGAACTTCTTTGGATAAGTTATTTTGTGTATCTTGGCATTTCTCTGTTTCATCTGTATTTTCGATACCTGGCAAGGTGTCAGGAATAAGGTACCCATTCTCCTTGATACTCAGGTAACAGCGTATAAATCATTAGGGTGTCACCAAGTGGCCCTAGCCAGTGCCTACACTACACAACAAGGTCTAATAGAACAATTGTTATTTTAGGCCACTAGTGGGCTAATTTAAAAGGTAGGAATGAAGCACCAGAACAGAACTTTATACATAGATTTTTATCTTGCAGACTTTGTTGAACTCTATTTTTCTgcagtttatttctttgtttattttgacaGATTATATCTTTGTAAATTATTAACTTTGCAATTTTTACATCTGTTCTAAATGGGCATTGGTCAGAATCTTGAGAGTAGAGTCCAATATCAGGTGTGATCATGGCCCCCTCATCTTGCTCAGGATATCAATCAATAGGAATGTATCTAAATTCTCTTGGGCAGGCATAACATTTATACTATATTTCACTGTACCtgaccttttgtttgtttgttagttttttgatttttgagcagggtttctctgtgtagccctggctggcctggaactcactctgtagaccaggctggtctcaaactcacagagatccacctgcctctgcctcccgagttctgggattaaaggcatgcaccaccaccgcccagctgtaccTGACATTGTCACATTCCTAATTCTAGTTTGCAGAAATACCTTTCTGATGCCCTTATTCCCCGTTTACTTTCTACTCTCCCATCACCATATTTCCatatagtaaattttaaaatactagatTGTTCATTCCACTCACTTGATTTAATCCCTTCACTGGCTTCTGTTGCCTTCCAAATAAATGCTGCTTCATTCCCCATATTCCCTCTCATATACACAGTTCTCCAATCAGACCAAAATACCTGGGCTCTTCATGCTGTTCTCTTTCAAAATTCACGCTCCCACCATGTATGTCTTGCTAACTTTAATAAACCATTGAGAATGAGGAAGAGGCAAGGATAACTCAGTGTTAAAGTGAGAGCTTAGCATACCTGtagttctatccccagcactaaAACCAAAacatggtctggagagatggctcagaggttaagagccctggctgctcttccagaggtcctgagttcaattcccagcaaccatatggtggcccacaaccatctgtaatgagatctggtgctctcttctggcaaccagacagaacactgtatacataataagtaaatctaaaaaaaaaaaaaaaccaaaacagatgcAAGCCATCAGATACCTCATTAGatataatacaaagaaaaagcaccatgttttaaaaattaatatggaaTAATCCTATGACCAGAAAGTCCAATTACATTTCTGCCACAAGGAATTGAAAACAATtacaaaattaatgtaaaatatgttaATGGCAGCAATTTCCATAATAATTAAACAGTAGAAACAGCAACTGATGTTGGACAAATAAAGTCCAGCAGCTGATGAAGGGTAAAATCTGGCATATCAATTCAGTAAAGTATTATTTGATGTAGACAACAGCATGACTGAACCTTGAAAATGTTATACCAGGTTTAAAAGGGGTGGAGCCTGGAGATGTgtctcagccattaagagcactggctgctcttccagacaacccaggttcaattcccagcatccactttgcagttcacaactgtctatatcaccagtcccagaggatccagtacccttttctggcctccatgggcactgcatacatgtggtgcatagaaGACATATATTCAGgtaaacactcagacacataaaataaaaatatatttaaaatatcaactgtgtgtggtgacacatgcctttaatcccagcattcaagaggcaatGGCAGGTTTATTTCTGAGTTGCGGCCAGCCTAGtctaagagtgagttccaggacagtcagactacacagagaaaccctgtttcaaagaccatttatgtatgtatataaaatgtacatgtatttatgtatgtatatatacatatttaaaatctcaaaaagatATATAAGCTAGTCACAGAGGGCCACATGTTAAAGATTACATTATTAGCAAGTGTCCAAATCAGGCAAATCAGTAAGTAAATAGACATATGGTTGCCTAGAGCCGAAGGATATGGGATCTTCTACAGTAAAATCTAAAACTGACTGTAGGATAGATGTTCAAATCTATGAATGTATTATTAAGAGTACACTGTACAGTTAAATGACTAAATCATATGTAAATGGAATCTTAGCAATTCTGTCTTAAAATTTTAGTCAGTGACTAATTCAGTAAATTGTTTTCTTCACTAAGTCAAGTCCTCAACatgtacagtttaaaaaaaaaaaaaagacagtgctGTACATCTCATCCCTGGAGAGGAGGAGTAAAGAGCTTCCCCGGAGCTTGTCGGACAGCCAGTCCAGCCTAATCTGTGAGCtaaaggttcagtgagagaccttggctggagagacagttcagtggccCATGGAAAGCATTTGCTGTGCAGgagtaaggacctgagttcaaatgctCAGAACCCAAGTAAAGCCAAACACAGCACATGTGTCTATGATCCTGGAGGTCCCATAGtaaaggcaggggcagaggcagaagaatcccaGAAAGCTAGAAGGCTAGCTAGCCTGGAGTGCACGGTGGAAAAAACAAGGAACtcatctcaaacaaggtggaaagcaagGACCTGAGGTTGATCGCTGACtgacacacatgcactgtggcatatgCACACCCTCACTTACGTACACAAAtgttcacatgaacacacagacacacaaacaaaaataaggtggagaacaacaccatcaacctctgacctacacacacacacacacacacacacacacaaacaaacacaaacacacagcacacatacagagacaaagAATTTCAGTCAGTAACCATCTCCAAGATTTCTTCTACATTCAAAGTAAGTATTCATCCCAGTGTCTCCccgtctctctccccccccccccccctctctctctctctctctctctctctctctcacacacacacacacacacacacacacacacacacctcctttttCTACCTTTCATCTCAACTtagtgttctgtttttatttttgcaatgtcAAGGGTGGGAACTAGGGcatcacacaatcacacatactAAACAAGAACTCTAGCCCTGAGCGAGCCCCTTGGCACTctttcatagtttaaaaatagttccTTGAAGCATTTCAAGTAGCCCTCCTTACTGTATCTCTTACCATAATTGGGTCACAGCCCTTTCAAGTCAATCACTGCAGATAAAAGGAACTTCTCTGCTTTATTTGAACCACCTGTAGCTGAACTTGGTTTCTGTTACATGGCACACATGGCTGAAAGGGTGTAATTGCCATTGGCTAGACCAAAAAAGGAATAATAGCATTTCCTTATACAACCGATATTGATTGCTGCCCAGACACAAACATTGATTATGACTTTAAAGAAAAGGGCTTTCTGAGTAGATCATGGTTTGTCAGATTATTAGGGAGTtgtggtttttgtctgttttgtttcaaTAAGGAAATTAGTTTGAACCTATAGAGACTTGAAACTTGgctgggcatagtgacacacgcctttaatctccgCCCTtgttaggcagaggcaggcagatttctgagttcaaggccaggctggtctacaaatcaagttccaggacagccagggctacatggagaaatcctgtcttgaaaaagtcaaaaaaaaaaaaaatcaaaaatgggggggaggggctgttGAATCCTTTACACTACACCTAAGAGGCTTGTTTGATGATTAGCACCCATGTCCTATTTACTGTCCTGTGAGTTAGCTGACAGCCCTTGTCAGGTCACACTAAGGTCACCATGTCTCCCTGGTGAGGTGATTAATTTCAGAGATGCACTAGAGCCTTTGATGTGGCGTTAGCCAGAGCTCTTCTCTCTAAAGGAACTGATATTCCTTGGACTTGGCCGGGCatcacctgttttgttttgtttttttcctccttaatCTATCCCTAACAGTCCAGAGTGTTGCAGAGAGAAGACCAGAAGACCAGGGAAAGTGAATGACTCGCCTGGGTTTGTACCACTAGGAAGTGCTGCCAGTCATTCTGACCCAAAAGTCCTTGGAGTCCCCTGAATCATAGATCGAGAATTAGATCAGTTACGTTTGTAGATTTATTTAAAGCACACTGAATATATGAACACAAGACCAATCTGTTGctgaatgatattttattagcttaATAATCTGGGCCCTTAGCATTAATAAGCTTCAGCACTAGTCACAGATTTTCGTTCACTGATGGGAAACTTTCGAGTTTTAAAAAACGCAATGAGAGAAAGGGCGTCTACTTCTTAGGGGCGGCTGTGACAGCAGGCTTGTCTTCACGGGTGATGGGAATGGTACGCTCAGGGCCAGAGGCCTGTTTCCTTGGTCCATTCACAGTGAGGACCCCATCAGATGACAGGGAGGAAGTAATGGTGAGAGGATCCACATCAGCCGGGATCCGGTACTTCCTGTGGAACTCCCTAGAGATGAATCCGTGTTCATCCTAAtccaagagaatgaagaaagaagcagagaaataagAACAGGAAATACCACCACTTGCCCCAAACTCAGACATCCCTTTCCCCCGAAGTTCCCAAACGGCCCTGCAAtcataaggagaaaagaaatatctGGAGCTGGGAGTATAGTCTTGTGGTGAAAGGCCCTAACTTCATCTCCTGCATTGCAACAAATGCACAGATAGCTAAGTCCAGAGCTGTTCATCCACGTTTAAGGCTGGAATAAAACTGCCCAGATTTGATTCCTACCTACAAAGGAATGATTCTGTGTCATGTGGACTTTGGCACTGAGGATCTCTGTCCTTGAGGAAGCCCACAAATTGTCCCAATCCCTCAGGAATGTCTCAAGATGTTCCTAATCCATAGGATTTCTGATATTAAATAAGTTGACTGTCGGGGAGACTGTGGTCCagtcttaaaacaaaactaaaacaccCTGAGGACATTAAGATACACTTATTATGCACAGGTTCTGAGtccttaatttgttttttgtttttgtttttgttttttaagaaaggtagggtttctctgtgtagttgttctggaactcgatctgtagaccagaacaactcaaactcagagatctgcctaactctgcttcctgagtcctgggattaaaggtgtgcaccaccatgcctggtgagttattaatttttaagaagcaATCATAACACCTTTTCAtgaagtcaaaaaaaaaatcgTCAAAAGTGCAAGAGGAATTGTTGGCCCTAACCCTTACACCTTCTGAATCCCAAGCATCCACCCAAACATCTCAATTCCCTGACTTCCTTGCAGCCATAAGCCTGAAGCTCTGGAATATGAACAAACCAAGTAGCTTAGTATTAAAATGAGCAGAAGAAGAGACGTGGAATCCTGAACATCTAAAAGTCACAGACAGAAATGCCTCCAACCCTGCAGTTAATGTCATTATGTACAACAACCATTATGTACAACACACTGAGCCTAAATCAATGGTTGCCCGTTTTGATTACAGACTGAAATTACCcaaggagatttttttaaataaatgttgatGCCTGAGTTATATCCCTGAAACTTCATATTTACTTGGCGCCTAGGGTGCGCCCGAGGGTTGGGAATTTTGAAAagtcttttgttattttgttgtcaCCAGACAACGACAAAGcaatcaaaacaaacagcaagGGGGCCCTTCTCTCAGCAAAACCATAACAGTAACTACAGATCTATCCTTAATTTAGCTCCCTAGCCATTGACGGCAGCTCCTGCTCTAGTCCCTTACGTTTGGGGCCTGGAAGTCTGCCAGCCTCGGAGACTGGTGGCAGAAGCCAGTGCGCACTAATGGATTCACCCAGAAACAGAAGCGCCCACACACCTGGCGTTCTTCGTGCTTCCCATGCACCTCAATCACATCTCCCAGCACCTTGACTTTCAGTTCCTCTGGGGAGAAGTGCTTCACGTCCAGGTTGACGGAGAATCTGTCCTTCTCCATACGCATCTAGAAGAAGgcggggaagggaggagaaaagatgGGGGAATGTTAATGAAATTGGAGAGGGAGGACTCATTGTTCTATAGATTTACTTCCTGTCCATGTAATTCATCCTTttcactgcttaaaaaaaaaaaatcctgttttgaaTGACTCTGGTGCATGTGAGCCACCATAGTGATACACAAGGAACACCTCTTGGTCATCAGTCCTGAAGTTTACTTAAaggcacagagaaaaagacaggtCACTAGGGGACCACAAGGATGAGTCTAGTCATCGCTTCTGCTGCTTCTCTACCCAATGCTGGCTTTGTCATTTGTCTATAAGACAAAGGCCCTTTTTTCTTGTTCAGCTCCCTGCCAAGTTTCCTACCCACTCCATCTGGAATGTTCTGCTGGTCCTGTCCTTCCAAAGCCCTTGCCCACTCAGCTCCTGTGTCCTAACACTGGAATATTTTTAAACCAGCGTGTTATCTGTGGCAGCCTTTCTTAATCTTATCTGTTCAACCCCTCTCCCACTCTGTTAGGACAAGTTGGGGCTTCCCAGGAATGGACATACATCCATCCATTCCTCATAAGGCACAGACTGAGGTCAGTGCACTGTCTCAGCCCTGAGGAACCCAGAAAATCAGAggcaagggaagagagagacagaatataGTGACTGATGTCTCCAGCTCCATCCAGGGGGCATAAAAAGTTCAGAATGAGTGCGTTTCTCTCTGATCTCTGCAATTGGAGATGATAAAATCCTCCAGGACCATGGTTGTAAGGGAGGTAAGTAAAGGAGTTGAAACAGCTTTTAATGCAGATCATTATGAATAAAACCAGAAAGGGACATCCTGCTTTATCATTAGGGGACAGAAGATGATCTTCACCATGCACAGAAAAACGTAACAGGAAATGGAGGAACACCAAACAGTATGTTCCTTCCAAGGGGAGAAACAAACAGTAACCTCATTTCTCCCATACCTTGGCGCACACACGTGCCTGAAATGACTTAGGCAgggacaaaaaggaaaagaaatgaagtgtCCAGGAGGCTCAGGAAGGACACTCCTGCCCTGGTGCAGGGGAGACTCACCTCCG encodes:
- the Cryab gene encoding alpha-crystallin B chain — translated: MDIAIHHPWIRRPFFPFHSPSRLFDQFFGEHLLESDLFSTATSLSPFYLRPPSFLRAPSWIDTGLSEMRMEKDRFSVNLDVKHFSPEELKVKVLGDVIEVHGKHEERQDEHGFISREFHRKYRIPADVDPLTITSSLSSDGVLTVNGPRKQASGPERTIPITREDKPAVTAAPKK